The following are from one region of the Dromaius novaehollandiae isolate bDroNov1 chromosome 26, bDroNov1.hap1, whole genome shotgun sequence genome:
- the LOC112994426 gene encoding cytosolic purine 5'-nucleotidase-like, which translates to MGSEGERGPAAGQGDPRALRRDCQQRIFVNRSLALEKIKCFGFDMDYTLAVYKSPAYEALAFELLLEHLVSIGYPQEIRAYRYDPAFPTRGLVFDTLLGNLLKVDSHGNLLVCAHGLRFLKGAEILHYYPNKFIQRDDTKRFHILNTLFNLTETYLYACLVDFFSNCSRYVNCDTGYKHGNLFMSFRSMFQDVREAMDHVHLSGCLKEKTLENLEKYVVKDPRVPLLLSRMKEVGKVFLATNSDYGYTDAIMSYLFDFGGEDEAGSPRQPWRSYFDLIVVDTRKPLFFAEGTVLRQVNTDTGKLRMGTYTGPLQHCAVYSGGSSDLVCDLLGVKGKDILYVGDHIFGDILKSKKRQGWRTFLVVPELARELQVWTEKSELFEELRRLDLLLAELYQDLDSSSSERPDISSIKHQIQKVTREMDLCYGKMGSLFRCGSRQTLFASQLMRYADLYAASFINFLYYPFSYLFRAAPALMPHESTVEHGRLDAAEAGMAPGLGRPGRQASNGKEDEDGEA; encoded by the exons ATGGGCAGCGAGGgcgagcggggcccggcggcggggcagggcgatCCGCGGGCGCTGCGCAGGGACTGCCAGCAgcg GATTTTCGTCAACCGCAGCCTGGCGCTGGAGAAGATCAAGTGCTTCGGCTTCGACATGGACTACACCTTGGCCG TGTACAAGTCGCCCGCCTACGAGGCGCTGGCCTtcgagctgctgctggagcacctgGTCTCCATCGGGTACCCCCAGGAGATCCGCGCCTACCGCTACGACCCGGCCTTCCCCACCCG GGGGCTGGTGTTCGACACCCTGCTCGGCAACTTGCTCAAGGTGGACTCGCACGGGAACCTGCTGGTCTGCGCCCACGGCTTGCGCTTCCTCAAGGG CGCCGAAATCCTCCACTACTACCCCAACAAGTTCATCCAGCGGGACGACACCAAGCGCTTCCACATCCTCAACACGCTCTTCAACCTCACGG AGACCTATCTCTACGCCTGCCTCGTGGACTTCTTCTCCAACTGCTCCAGATACGTCAA CTGCGACACCGGCTACAAGCACGGGAACCTCTTCATGTCCTTCCGCAGCATGTTCCAGGACGTGCGCGAGGCCATGGACCACGTCCATCTCTCA GGTTGCCTGAAGGAGAAGACGCTGGAGAACCTGGAGAAATACGTGGTGAAGGAC CCCCGCGTCCCGCTGCTGCTGAGCCGCATGAAGGAGGTGGGCAAGGTCTTCCTGGCCACCAACAGCGACTACGGCTACACCGAC GCCATCATGTCCTACCTGTTTGACTTCGGCGGCGAGGATGAG GCGGGGAGCCCGCGGCAGCCCTGGCGCTCCTATTTCGACCTCATCGTGGTGGACACCCGCAAGCCGCTCTTCTTCGCCGAGGGCACCGTGCTGCGCCAGGTCAACACG GACACGGGGAAGCTGCGCATGGGGACGTACACCGGCCCCCTCCAGCACTGCGCCGTCTACTCCGGAGGCTCCTCGGACCTGGTGTGCGACCTGCTGGGCGTCAAGGGCAAGGACATCCTCTACGTGGGCGACCACATCTTCGGCGACATCCTCAAGTCCAAGaagcggcagggctggcgcacCTTCCTGGTGGTGCCCGAGCTGGCCCGCGAGCTGCAGGTGTGGACGGAGAAGAGCG AGCTGTTCGAGGAGCTGCGGCGGTTGGATCTCTTGCTGGCGGAGCTGTACCA GGAcctggacagcagcagcagcgagcgcCCGGACATCAGCTCCATCAAGCATCAGATCCAG AAAGTCACCCGCGAGATGGACCTGTGCTACGGGAAGATGGGCAGCCTCTTCCGCTGCGGCTCGCGCCAGACGCTCTTCGCCAGCCAGCTGATGCGCTACGCCGACCTCTACGCCGCCTCCTTCATCAACTTCCTCTACTACCCCTTCAGCTACCTCTTCCGGGCGGCCCCCGCCTTG ATGCCGCACGAGTCGACGGTGGAGCACGGCCGCCTGGACGCGGCGGAGGCGGGCATGGCCCCCGGGctcggccgccccggccggcag GCCTCCAACGGGAAGGAGGATGAGGATGGTGAAGCCTGA